Within the Dechloromonas denitrificans genome, the region AAGCGTCCGGTCCCCGAATACATCTATCCCATCGCCAAGAGCGAGCTGTACGGTTACGACGCCATGCGCGTCGAAGCCGAGCCGCTGGCCGCCTGAGGAATCGACATGAGCACCACCATTGAAAAACAACACGCCGTTTCGATCATCGTCAATCACGACAAATGCATCGCCGACAAGGGCTGCCGCATCTGCATCGACGTCTGCCCGACCGATATCCTGATCCTCGACGCCGGCGACGGCAAGGTCAAGATGGCCTACGACGAGTGCTGGTATTGCCTGCCTTGCGAGCACGATTGCCCGACCAAGGCGATCAAGGTCGAAATCCCCTATCTGTTGCGCTGAGGCGAAGATGAGCACCATCGATCTCGACCCCGAAGTCGAAGCCGTCTTGCCGTTGCTCAATGATCCCGATCCGGCTGTGCGCCGGGTCGGCCTGTTGCAGATCGCCGATTTTGCCGACGAGTCGCCGCAACTGTTCGTGGCGGCGACCGGCGATGTCGATGCCGGCGTCCGTCTGGACGCCGCCCGGGCGCTGGAAGGCAATGCCGATCCGGCGGCAGTCCGGGCGCTGGCCGGATTGTTGACAGACGCCGATCAGGAAGTCGTCGCTGCCGCCGCCGAATCGCTCGGCGAAATCCTCGATCCGGCCGCCGGGCCGGTGCTGATCGACTTGCTCGGCCAGGCCGTCGGCGAGGCGAGGGCCGCCTTGCTTGCCGCCCTGCGCAAATTGCGCCAGCCCGGCGCGTTGGCGCAGGCTCTGGCTTTATCCGAAGACGCCTCGAGCAATGTCCGCCGCGAAGCGGTCGGCGTGCTGGCTTATTTGAAAGACCCGGCAGCCCTGCCGGCCCTGGAGCGGCGTGTTGAAAACGACGGCGATCCGGAAGTCCGTCGCATCGCCGTCGGTGCCCTGTCGTTTGCCGGCGATGCTGCGGTGCTGCCCGTCCTCGGGCGGGCACTGCGGGACAGCGACTGGCAGGTCCGTCAGGAGGCGGCCGTGACGCTCGGCAAGCTGCTTCGGCCGGAGTCCGTCGCCATGCTGATTGCGGCGCTCGACGACCCGGCCTGGGAGGTCAGGCTGAAAGCGGCCAACGTCCTCGGCAAGCTGAAAGCCACCACCGCGCTGCCGGCGCTGATTGGCGCGCTGGCGCATCCGGTCAGCAACCTGCGCAAGGAGGCTGCCGGCGCGCTGGGGGCGATTGGCGACCGGGCGGCAATTCCGGCCCTGCAAAAAACCGCAACTGAAGACCGCGATATCGATGTGAGCAAAACGGCCCGCCGGGCTCTGGAAGCGCTTCAGTCATAAATCCCCGATGACGCGCCCGCCAGCCTTTCCCCTAGCCGAATTTCGACAGCAATCGGGGAACTCGGCCGAGGGCTGGCTGCAACGGCTCGGCAACACCTTGCAGCAGCGGCAGGATGTGATCCGGTGCATCCAGTGGGTGTTTGTCGGCGCCTATTATTTTCTGCTCGTCGTCCCGGCTGTCCTGCCGCAGCCGACCGGTCGCGCCGAGGTTTTTTCCTCTCTGGCCGGGTGGGCCGAAATCATTTTTTGGGGTGTCTGGTGGCCGGGCGTCATTCTCGGCACGATGCTGTTCGGGCAATTCTGGTGCGGCGTTTTCTGTCCGGACGGCGCGTTGAGCGAGTTGGTCAGCCGGCATGGTCGAGGCGGCAAGATCCCCGCCTGGGTTCGCTGGGGCGGCTGGCCTCTGCTCGGCTTTTCGCTGATCGTGACTTACGAGCATCTGGTCAACGCCTATCAGGCGCCGCGGGCCATTCTCCTGTCGCTCGGCGGGGCCTCCCTGCTGGCCCTGCTTTGCGGCTATTTCCTGGGGCGCGGCAAACGGGTCTGGTGTCGCTATCTATGCCCGGTGAGCAGCATCTTTTCGCTACTGGCCCGTTGCGCAATCTTTCACTTCAAGGTCGACCGGCAAGCGTGGGATGCCGCGCCCAAACCCTTGCCGCGCACCGTCGATTGTCCGCCGCTGCTCGATGTCCGGCGCCTGCGCAGCAACGAAAAGTGCAGCATGTGTGGCCGCTGCAGCGGGCATCGCAACGCCGTCGTGCTGTCTTGTCGGGCGCCAGGCCGAGAAGTCATCAGCCTTGATCCGGCCGATATTCGTCTGGCTGATGCATTTGCCATTTGCGCGGTATTGATTGGCCTTTGCTACGGCTTGGCGCACGGCAGCGATGGCCTGGTTGCCGGTATCTTGCAGCCGGCCGGGTGGTTCGGTAATGGCCTTGCTCTTCTTGGCAGCTTGCTGACCGCCTTGCTGATTGGCGGCACCGTTGCCTTGATGCTCTGGGTGTCCGGCGGGCGGCGCGCCATCGTTGCCTGCCATCTGGCCTATAGCCTGATTCCGCTAGCCGGTTGCGGGGTGTTTCTCGGTGCCTTGGAGCATGCCTTCCTGTTGCTCAAGGAGGCTGATTTTTCAATTGCTTTCTGGGCCGAGGGGATCCGTCTATGCGTCGTCCTCGGGGGGGCGGTATGGTCCTGGTTATTGGGCAAGCTGATCCTGCAGCGCTGGTATTCGCACAAGGCCAGCTGGTACCGGGTTGCCCATGGCTCGCTGTTGCTGTTTCTCTCGATGCTCTATCAATTCACTCCTTGATCTTGGCGACAGTCGTCATTGCTTGCTCCCGAAGGAATGGCCGGTAGATGCGATATACCGGCCACCGAACAGGATCGTTTCCGGGCCGTCTTACTCAGGCGGCGGCCAGCGTCGGGTAATCGGTGAGGCCGTGCGCGCCGCCACCAAACAGCGTTGCGCGGTCGGGCGCGGCGAGCGGCGCGCCATGACGCAGCCTTTCGGTCAGGTCGGGGTTGGCGACGAAGGGGCGGCCGAAGGCGATCAGGTCGGCCCAGCCTTCGCTTAGTGCGGCGCGGGCCCGTTCGGCGGTGTATTTGCCGGCGTAGATCAACGTCCCGGGGAAGGCTGCACGCAGTTGCCGCTTGAATTCGACCGGCATGTGCGGCGCGTCGTCCCAGTCGGCTTCGGCGATGTGGATGTAGGCCACGCCGATTTCGCCGAGCAGTCGGGCGGCGGCCAGGTAGGTGCTTTCCGGGTCGGCATCGACGCAGCCGTTGAGCGTGGTCAATGGCGCGAGACGAATCCCGACGCGGCTCTTGTCGCCGGTCCCTTCAACCAGCGCGCCGGCCACTTCGCCGAGGAAGCGCAGGCGGTTTTCCAGCGAACCGCCGTATTCATCGGTCCGCGCGTTGGCATTGGAGTCGATGAACTGGTTGACCAGATAGCCGTTTGCCGCGTGCAGCTCGACGCCGTCGAAACCGGCTTCGAGCGCCTGGCGCGCCGCCTGGCGAAACTGGCCGATGATTTCCTGGATTTCCGCGACCGACAGCGCCCGTGGCTGCGAGGCCTGGACGAAGGCCGGTTGGCCATCCGCTTCGGCGATGAAGACATTGACACCGGCCGCCTGGATCGCCGACGAAGAAACCGGTGATTGGCCGTCGAGCAGGCTGCAGTGGCTCAGCCGGCCGACGTGCCAGAGCTGGGCAAAAATCCGCCCGCCGGCGGCGTGCACCGCGTCGGTCACCTGGCGCCAGCCGGCGATCTGGGCCGGCGTGTGGATGCCCGGCGTCCAGGCGTAGCCCTTGCCGAGCGGCGAAATCCAGGTGCCCTCGCTGACGATCAGGCCGGCACTGGCGCGCTGTGCGTAATACTCGGCCATCAGCGCGGTCGGCACGTCGCCCGGCTGGGCGGCGCGCGAGCGGGTCATCGGCGGCATCACGATACGATTGGGCAGGGCCAGGCGGCCGAGCGTCAGCGGTTGAAACAACGGGTCGTCAGACATGGCAGATCTCCGAAACTGGCGCAGCGGCGCCGGTGGAATGAAAAAGGGGTAACAGGTGTTCGGTGAATTGAGGCAACGGTTCGCTCAGTCCCATTCCGGGGCCAGGCCCTTGGGGTCGATTTCGCGGCCGTTGCGCTCAAGGGCGGCAATCTTCGCCAGATCGCCGGCGTCGAGCTGCAGATCGCGGGCGAGCAGGTTGCTGGCCAGGTTTTGACGCTTGGTGGACGACGGGATCACCGCGTAGCCGAGTTGCAGCGCCCAGGCCAGCGCAACCTGCGCCGGGGTGGCCTGGTGCTTGGCGGCAATTGCGTGGAGCACCGGATCCTCGAGCACCTTGCCATAGGCCAGGGTCATGTACGAGGTAACGGCGATGCCCTGTTCCTTGAGAAAGGCCGCCAGTTTGCGGTTTTGCAGGTAAGGGCTGAGCTCGATCTGGTTGGTGGCGATGGCATCCCTGCCGACCACCGCGATGGCCTGCCGGGTCAATTCGATATTGAAGTTGGAAATGCCGATTTGGCGGGTCAGGCCGAGCGCCTTGGCTTCGGCCAGCGCGGCCATGTACTCGGGCAGTCCGACCGGGCCGCCCGGCGCCGGCCAGTGGATCAGGGTCAGATCGACGTAGTCGGTACGCAGCTTGTGCAGGCTGTCGCGCAGGCTCGGCAGCAGCTTGTCTTTGGCGTAGTTGTCCCGCCAGATCTTGGTGGTGATGAACAGTTGATCGCGCGCCACGCTGCTCTCGGCAATGGCCTGGCCGACCTCGGCTTCGTTGCCGTAGATCTGGGCGGTATCGACGGCGCGATAGCCGAGATCGAGCGCGTTGCGTACCGAGTCGATGACGGTCTGGCCAGTCAGGCGGAAGGTGCCGACGCCGAAGGATGGAATGTTCATGGGATGACTCCTGTAAAAGTAAGGAAGAGAAATCGGGCGATCAGGCTTCGGCCGGCCGCAGTACGGGCACGCCGCCGTCGTCCAGGCGTCCGCTCAGCACCGTCAGGCCGAAGGCGCCGAGCGTCACCAGCGCGGCGATCCACGACGTATGCCCCAGGCCAAGATGACCGACGACCAGCGAACCGACCCAGGAACCGCCCGCCACGCCGATGTTGAAGGCGGCGATGTTGAACCCCGCGGCGACATCGACAGCGTCCGGCGCGACCTTTTCGGCTTGCTGCACCACGTACACCTGCAGGGCCGGCACGTTGCCAAAGGCCACCGCACCCCAGGCTAACACGGTCAGCACGACCAGCCACTGGTGCGGCGCGGTGAAGGTCAGCACCAGCAGCACGGCGGCGAGCAGCAGGAAGATGGTCTTCAGGGCGGCGACCGCACCCAGGCGGTCGGCCAGGCGGCCGCCCCAGACGTTGCCGATGGCGACCGAAACGCCGTAGGCGAGCAGCACCACGCCGACCATCTCCGGCGTGAAGCCGGCGATATCCTGCAGGATGGGCGCCAGGAAGGTGAAGGCGATCAGCGAACCGCCGTAGCCCACCGCGGTCATCGCATAGACCAACAGCAGGCGCGGTTGCAGCAGTACGCGCATTTGCCGCAGCAGCGGGGCCGGCGGCGTATGGGCGATCGACTTCGGGACGAAGGCCCAGGCACCGAGCAAGGCCAGCAGCCCGAAGGCCGATACGGCGAGGAAGGTGGCCGGCCAGCCGAAGCGCTGGCCGATGAAGGTGCCGAGCGGAATGCTGGTGACGAAGGCCACGGTCATGCCGCTGAACATCGTGGCGATGGCGCTCGCCGCCTTTTCCCGCGGCACCAGGCCGGTCGCGATGATCGAGCCGACCGAGAAAAAGACGCCGTGCGCCAGCCCGGTCAGCACGCGCGCCGTGATCAAGGTGCCGTAGCCGGGCGCCTGCCAGGCGATCAGGTTGCCCACGGTGAACAGCGCCATCAGGCCGAGCAGCAACGGTTTGCGCGGCACCTTGCCGGTCAGCGCGGTGAGCAGCGGCGCACTGACGGCGACGCTCAGCGCATACAGGCTGACCAGCAGGCCGGCCGAGGGCAGGGTGATGCCGAGGTCGGCGGCGATGGTCGGGATCAAGCCGACGATGACGAACTCGGTGGTGCCGATGGCGAAGGCGGCCAGAGTCAAGGCAAGTAGTGCGGGGGGCATGGTGGCGCTCCAGGGGCTAAGGAATGAAGCGCAGTGTGCCGGCTTTACTTTTGTCGATAAAGCCGCGTATAAACAAAATATTATTGATTAAAAATCAAATATGAAAACCACCCTCGATGAAATGCAGGCCTTCGTCGCCGTTGTCGACCAGGGATCGATCACCGCCGGTGCGGAAGAGGTCGGGCTGACCGTCTCGGCGACCAGCCGCACCCTGGGCCGGCTGGAAGAAAAGCTGCAGACCACGCTGCTGCGGCGCACCACGCGGCGCCTGGAACTGACCGAGGAGGGGGCGGTCTTCCTGGAAAATGCCCGGGCCATCCTCGCCTCCGTGGACGCCGCCGAGGAACAGTTGGCGGCGCGCCGGATGCACCCGGTCGGGCGCCTGCGGGTCGATGCCGCCACGCCGTTCATGCTGCATGTGATCGTTCCGCTGCTCGCCGGGTTTTACGCCCGTTACCCGCAAGTCGAGCTGGAGTTGAACTCCAACGAAGGCTTTACCGACTTGCTCGAAAAGCGCACCGACGTCGCATTCCGCATCGGCGCGCTGAAGGATTCGACGCTGCATGCCCGCCCGGTCGGCAGCAGCCGTTTGCGCCTGCTCGCCAGCCCGGCTTACCTGCAACGGCACGGCGCCCCGACGACGCCGGCCGAACTGGCCGGGCATGTGCTGCTCGGCTTCAACCAGCCCGATTCGCTGAACGACTGGCCGCTGCGCAACGACGACGGCACTACCCTGCGCATCAAGCCGACGATTGCCTCATCGAGCGGCGAGACGCTCCGGCAGATCGCCCTGGCCGGCCTCGGCATCGTCTGCCTGTCGGACTTCATGACGCGCCACGATCAAAAAGACGGGCAATTGCTGCCCCTGTTCGCCGGGCAGGCCCTTGACGTGCGCCAGCCGATCAACGCCGTTTACTATCGCAATACGGCGCTCGCTTCGCGTATCACCTGTTTTGTCGATCACGTGATCGACGCACTGGGCAAAGATCCGTTCGACGTTTGAGGCCGTTCGCCGGGTCGGCCGATCAGGTCGGCGGGGCATCGGGCAGCGCCGAGACCAGCACCTTGTCGACCCGGTTGCCATCCATGTCCATCACCTCGAAGCGCCAGCCTTCGGCGCTGAAGTGATCGGCCGGCGATGGAATGCGGCCCAGGGTGTGCATGATGAAACCGCCCAGCGTGTGAAAGCCGCGCTCGTCTTCGCCCGGCAGATCGTCGTCGATGTCGAGGACGGATTTCAGGCGCTCGACGCCGACGTCGCCATCGACCAGCCAGGAACCATCCTCGCGCTGCACCATGTCGCGATCCTCCGGCGCTTCGGGCACCGACAGCTCGCCGACGATCGACGCGAGAACGTCGGTCAGCGTGACCAGGCCTTGCACGTCGCCGTACTCATCGACGATCAAGGCGAACTGCAGGCGGGCGCCGCGGAAATTTTCCAGCAGTTGCGTGGTGGTGACCGTTTCCGGCACGTATAGCGGCGGATGCAGGACCGATTCGATGTCGTCCGTCGTGATGCAGTGGCCGGGTAGGGCTTTCTTCAGCAGATCGCCGGTTTGCAGGATGCCGAGGATGTTGTCCAGGCCGTCGCGGCAGACCACCAGCCGGGAGTATGCGGTGCCGACGATGCGTTGGCGGACGGTTTCCGCGTCTTCGTCGAGGTCGATCACGAACATCTCGCGACGCGGCGTCATGATCGCGGCGATCCGCTGTTCGTCGAGGCGCAGCACGTTGGAAACCAGTTCCTGCTCGCTCTCGTGAAAGACCCCGGCCTCGGCGCCCTGTTCCATCAGCACGTTGATTTCGTCGTTGGTGACCGGCTGCTCTTCCTTCGGGCGGGTGCCGAGGATGCGCAGGATGGCGGTACAGGAACCGGAGAGGATCACCACCAGCGGATGGGTAAGCCGGGCCAGCATGATCATCGGTCGGGCGATCAGCGAGGCGATGCCTTCCGGGGCGAGCATCGCCAGGCGTTTCGGCACCAGTTCGCCGACCACCACGGAAACGTAGGTCAGACCGACCACGGTGATCGTCAAGGCGATGGTTCTGGCGTAGGGCGCGAGAATCGGCAGACCGGCCAACCAAGCGGTCAGGGGATCGGCCACCGCCGCTTCGCCGATGGCGCCGCTGAGGATGCCGACCGAGGTGATGCCGACTTGGATGGTCGAAAAGAAACTGGCGGGTTCCTGGTGCAGGGTGAGCGCCGCCTGGGCGCCCAAACTGCCGTCATCGGCCAGATTCTGCAGTCTGGACTTGCGGGACGAAACGACGGCGATCTCGGACATGGCAAATATGCCGTTTACGAGAATGAGGAGAAAAATCAGCGCTAGATCCATGCGGGAAGTCGCCCGTTACCGGACAGGTATGCGACTTCGGTGTTGAGATGGTCTGGATTGTAGCAGGCCGATAATGCCAATCCGGCAGGGTGGCATCTGCCGCGATCCGCCGATCGATCGGCAGGGCTGCGCGCTATCTCTCTTTCGTTGGGCCGAGGCGCGGTGCGGAGCGAAAAAAATGCCCGAAACGGGCTGGCCGTGCCGGGCAAAGTACTGGGAGCATTCGTTTCAGGGGGGACGAATACTTGTCGTCATCGTCTCTCATTTCCCGATTTCGCTCTGTCTGATAGCGCACACAAGGGCAGGATTGCGCGGTCGATCGGCTCGGCCGCTGGCCGGCTCTGCGCACCAGCACCGTCCGGTCGCCACCGGCACGCCTGGTCCTGGTCCGCGCCTTTTCGGCCCGTAGAAACGCCTCCTCCGGCGACTTTTTCGGGCCGCCGCTCGGCAAATGCCCGGGCCGCCGCCTTTCAGATCAGCGATGTCGCGAGGCCGGCCGAGCGGGCGGCCGGGGCATCGAGCAGCAAACAGGCATGGCTGCTTGTCGCGCGGGCGATGGGCAGTTGCTCGCCTTGCTGCCAAACGGCCACGGCCGCCGCTTTTTCGCTACCGCTGACCAGGACCAGCTGCCGGCGGCTGGCGCGCAGGGTGTGAAAGTTGAGGCTGACGCGCTCGGCCGGCGGTTTCGGCGCTTCGTGCACGGCAATCACTGGCGCGTCGTCGTCTGCGGTGCCGGGAAACAGGCCGGCGGTATGGCCGTCTTCGCCCATGCCGAGCAGCACCAGATCGAACGGCTGGCGGTCGCCGATCAGCCGGGCATAGATCGCTGCCGCCGCAGCGCCCCCTCGTTCGGCCGGAATCGGGTGAATCTGCCCGGGCGGGATCGGCACTTCGGCCAGCCAGGCGCGTTGGGCCTGGCCGGAGTTTCTCTGCGGATGGTCGGCCGGCAGGCAGCGTTCGTCGCCCCAGTAAATTTCCCAGGCGGCCCACTGCTGCCGGGTCGTGGCCAGCCGTCGATAGGTCCGGTTGGGCGTGTTGCCGCCGGCCAGCACCAGGCGAAAGACGCCGCGCTGCTGGATGGCCTCCTGCGCCGCGTCGCCGATCAGCCGGCAGGCCGTGCTGGCCAGCGCTTCGGGATCGGCGAGGATGCGGGTGTCGACCGGCAGCATCACGCTTCGCCGTCGGCCTTGCCGTTGCAGCCGAGGTCTTGCCGCCATTCCTGGTCGGCCCGGCCGAAGATCTGCCCGGCCGCCTTCGGCCCCCAGCTGCCCACCGGGTATTGCAGCGGCGGCTGCTCGTCCTCCTCCCAGGCGCGCATCACCGGATCGACGACATTCCAGGCCGCCTTGACTTCGTCGTAGCGCAGGAACAGCGAGCGGTTGCCTTCGATGACATCGAGCAGCAAATCCTCGTAGGCGTCGGCCTTGCGCTCGCCGGGGTTGCCGACGGTGGCGTCCATGACGATCTGGCGGGTACGTGTTTCGGCGCCCGGCACCTTGGCGGAAATTTCGATCTGCACGACATCGTCCGGCTGAATGCCGATCAGCAACCAGTTGGGATGGACGCTGGCCGCGCCGGTGCCTTGAAAGAGCTGCATCGGCGGCTCGCGGAAACGGACGGCGACCATCGAACGGCGCTCTTTCAGGCACTTGCCGGTGCGCAGGTAGAAGGGCACGTCGCGCCAGCGCCAGTTGTCGATATGGAGCTTGAGCGCCGCGTAGGTTTCGGTATGGCTGCCCGGGGTGATGCCGGCTTCCTGGTGGTAGCCGGCGTACTGGGCGCGCACCGCGTGGCTGGCCAGTTGCGTCACGTCCACCGGGCGGATCGAGCGCAGCACCTTGACCTTTTCATCGCGCAGCGACTCGGCTTCGAGCGAAACCGGCGGTTCCATGGCGAGCAGGGCGAGCACCTGCAGCAGGTGGCTCTGGATCATGTCGCGCGTCGCCCCGCCGTGCCGGTCGTAATAGCTGGCGCGTCCGTCGACGCCGACGGTTTCGGCATGGGTGATTTGCACGTGGTCGATGTAATGGCGGTTCCACAGCGGTTCCAGGATCATGTTGGCGAAGCGCAGGACCAGCAGGTTCTGCACCGACTCCTTGCCGACGTAATGATCGATCCGGTAAATCTGCTCTTCGCCGAGATGCGTATTCAGTTCGTGCTGAAGGTCGCGGGCCGATTGCAGGTCGTGGCCGAAGGGCTTTTCGACGACCACCCGGCGCCAGCCGTTGTCTTCGGCGAGCAGGCCGGCCGTGGCCAGCCCGACGGTCACCGGGACATACAGCTCGGGGCTGACCGAGAGGTAGAAGATGACGTTGCGGGCGCATTCGCCGCTCCCCACCCAGCCGGCCAGCGTCTGGTAGAAGGCGGCATCCTGCAGGCTACCGGGCAGATAGTCGAGGCGCATGATGAACTCGTCCAGGCAGTTCGGCGCAACGCTGGCGGTCGTCGCCAGCAACTGCCGCACGGCATCGCGCCAGCCGGCGCGGTCATGCGGCGTCCGGCCGCAGCCGAGGATCTTGACGTCGGGTGCCAGGTAGCCGAGGCAGTGCAGCTGGTAGAGCGCCGGCAGCAATTTGACCGTCGCCAGATTGCCGGTCGCCCCGAAAATCACGTAGGCGTGCGACTCGGTGGTGCAGCTCATGGCAGCTTCTCCTCGCCGCCGTCGCCCTGCCAGCGGGTATGGAAGTTTTCCGAGCCGTCACGGTCGGTGCGCTGATAGGCGTGGGCGCCGAAGAGGTCGCGCTGCGCCTGCAGGATGTTGGCCGAGCCGTTGGCGCAGCGGTAGCCGTCGTAGAAGGCGAGGGCCGAGGCGAGGGCCGGGGCGGCGACGCCGCTGCCGACGGCAAGCATCACGGCCTGCCGCCAGCCGGCTTCGACGGCCTTGATCTCGGCGACGAAAAACGGGTCCTGCAGCAGGCTGGGCGGCACCGGCTGGCGCGCGAAGCTGGTCTTGATGTCGGCGAGAAAGCGGCTGCGGATGATGCAGCCGGCGCGCCAGAGTTGCGCGATGTCGCCATAGGGCAGCACCCAGCCCTCGCCTTCGGCAGCGGCCTGGAGCAGCATAAAGCCCTGGGTGTAGGAGACCAGCTTGGCCGCATACAGCGCGTCGTGCAGCGCCGCCAGGCTGGCGGCGCGAACCGTTTCCGGGAGCCGCGCCGGGGGGCTGCCGAGCAGGGCCGCGGCGGCGACCCGTTCGGCCTTGCGGGCCGACAGCATGCGGGCCTGCACGGCCTCGCCGATCAGGGTCAGCGGCACGGCGCGGTCGAGGGCGTCCTGCGCCGTCCAGACACCGGTGCCTTTCTGCCCGGCCCGGTCGAGGATATGGTCGACCAGCGGGCTGCCGTCGCTATCGCGCTGGCGCAGGATGTGGCTGGTGATTTCGATCAGGTAGGATTCGAGGCGGCCGGCGTTCCACTCGGCAAACGTCTCGGCCATCGCCGCATGGCTCATACCGAGGGCGTGTTGCATCAGGTGGCAGACCTCGGCGATCAGCTGCATATCGCCGTATTCGATGCCGTTATGGACCATCTTGACGTAATGGCCGGCGCCGCCGTCGCCCAGCCACTGGCAGCAGGGCTCGCCATCGACCGTTGCGGCAATCGCCTGAAGCATCGGGCGGATGGTCGGCCAGGCCGCCGCCGCGCCGCCCGGCATCAGTGACGGACCGTGGCGGGCACCGGCCTCGCCGCCGGAAACGCCCAGGCCGACGAAATGAATGCCTTTGCCGGCCAGCTCGCTGCACCGGCGCTGGCTGTCGCGGTAATTGGAGTTGCCGCCGTCGATCACGATGTCGCCCGGTTCGAGCAGCGGCTGCAGTTGTCCGATCACCGCCTCGACCGCCGGCCCGGCGGTGACCATCAGCAGGATGATGCGCGGCCTGGCCAGTTGGCTGACCAGTTGCTGCGGGCTGTCGGCCGCGGCG harbors:
- a CDS encoding ferredoxin family protein, which translates into the protein MSTTIEKQHAVSIIVNHDKCIADKGCRICIDVCPTDILILDAGDGKVKMAYDECWYCLPCEHDCPTKAIKVEIPYLLR
- a CDS encoding HEAT repeat domain-containing protein, whose protein sequence is MSTIDLDPEVEAVLPLLNDPDPAVRRVGLLQIADFADESPQLFVAATGDVDAGVRLDAARALEGNADPAAVRALAGLLTDADQEVVAAAAESLGEILDPAAGPVLIDLLGQAVGEARAALLAALRKLRQPGALAQALALSEDASSNVRREAVGVLAYLKDPAALPALERRVENDGDPEVRRIAVGALSFAGDAAVLPVLGRALRDSDWQVRQEAAVTLGKLLRPESVAMLIAALDDPAWEVRLKAANVLGKLKATTALPALIGALAHPVSNLRKEAAGALGAIGDRAAIPALQKTATEDRDIDVSKTARRALEALQS
- a CDS encoding 4Fe-4S binding protein — translated: MTRPPAFPLAEFRQQSGNSAEGWLQRLGNTLQQRQDVIRCIQWVFVGAYYFLLVVPAVLPQPTGRAEVFSSLAGWAEIIFWGVWWPGVILGTMLFGQFWCGVFCPDGALSELVSRHGRGGKIPAWVRWGGWPLLGFSLIVTYEHLVNAYQAPRAILLSLGGASLLALLCGYFLGRGKRVWCRYLCPVSSIFSLLARCAIFHFKVDRQAWDAAPKPLPRTVDCPPLLDVRRLRSNEKCSMCGRCSGHRNAVVLSCRAPGREVISLDPADIRLADAFAICAVLIGLCYGLAHGSDGLVAGILQPAGWFGNGLALLGSLLTALLIGGTVALMLWVSGGRRAIVACHLAYSLIPLAGCGVFLGALEHAFLLLKEADFSIAFWAEGIRLCVVLGGAVWSWLLGKLILQRWYSHKASWYRVAHGSLLLFLSMLYQFTP
- a CDS encoding alkene reductase; this encodes MSDDPLFQPLTLGRLALPNRIVMPPMTRSRAAQPGDVPTALMAEYYAQRASAGLIVSEGTWISPLGKGYAWTPGIHTPAQIAGWRQVTDAVHAAGGRIFAQLWHVGRLSHCSLLDGQSPVSSSAIQAAGVNVFIAEADGQPAFVQASQPRALSVAEIQEIIGQFRQAARQALEAGFDGVELHAANGYLVNQFIDSNANARTDEYGGSLENRLRFLGEVAGALVEGTGDKSRVGIRLAPLTTLNGCVDADPESTYLAAARLLGEIGVAYIHIAEADWDDAPHMPVEFKRQLRAAFPGTLIYAGKYTAERARAALSEGWADLIAFGRPFVANPDLTERLRHGAPLAAPDRATLFGGGAHGLTDYPTLAAA
- the dkgB gene encoding 2,5-didehydrogluconate reductase DkgB, with the protein product MNIPSFGVGTFRLTGQTVIDSVRNALDLGYRAVDTAQIYGNEAEVGQAIAESSVARDQLFITTKIWRDNYAKDKLLPSLRDSLHKLRTDYVDLTLIHWPAPGGPVGLPEYMAALAEAKALGLTRQIGISNFNIELTRQAIAVVGRDAIATNQIELSPYLQNRKLAAFLKEQGIAVTSYMTLAYGKVLEDPVLHAIAAKHQATPAQVALAWALQLGYAVIPSSTKRQNLASNLLARDLQLDAGDLAKIAALERNGREIDPKGLAPEWD
- a CDS encoding MFS transporter, which produces MPPALLALTLAAFAIGTTEFVIVGLIPTIAADLGITLPSAGLLVSLYALSVAVSAPLLTALTGKVPRKPLLLGLMALFTVGNLIAWQAPGYGTLITARVLTGLAHGVFFSVGSIIATGLVPREKAASAIATMFSGMTVAFVTSIPLGTFIGQRFGWPATFLAVSAFGLLALLGAWAFVPKSIAHTPPAPLLRQMRVLLQPRLLLVYAMTAVGYGGSLIAFTFLAPILQDIAGFTPEMVGVVLLAYGVSVAIGNVWGGRLADRLGAVAALKTIFLLLAAVLLVLTFTAPHQWLVVLTVLAWGAVAFGNVPALQVYVVQQAEKVAPDAVDVAAGFNIAAFNIGVAGGSWVGSLVVGHLGLGHTSWIAALVTLGAFGLTVLSGRLDDGGVPVLRPAEA
- a CDS encoding LysR family transcriptional regulator; the encoded protein is MKTTLDEMQAFVAVVDQGSITAGAEEVGLTVSATSRTLGRLEEKLQTTLLRRTTRRLELTEEGAVFLENARAILASVDAAEEQLAARRMHPVGRLRVDAATPFMLHVIVPLLAGFYARYPQVELELNSNEGFTDLLEKRTDVAFRIGALKDSTLHARPVGSSRLRLLASPAYLQRHGAPTTPAELAGHVLLGFNQPDSLNDWPLRNDDGTTLRIKPTIASSSGETLRQIALAGLGIVCLSDFMTRHDQKDGQLLPLFAGQALDVRQPINAVYYRNTALASRITCFVDHVIDALGKDPFDV
- a CDS encoding hemolysin family protein, producing MDLALIFLLILVNGIFAMSEIAVVSSRKSRLQNLADDGSLGAQAALTLHQEPASFFSTIQVGITSVGILSGAIGEAAVADPLTAWLAGLPILAPYARTIALTITVVGLTYVSVVVGELVPKRLAMLAPEGIASLIARPMIMLARLTHPLVVILSGSCTAILRILGTRPKEEQPVTNDEINVLMEQGAEAGVFHESEQELVSNVLRLDEQRIAAIMTPRREMFVIDLDEDAETVRQRIVGTAYSRLVVCRDGLDNILGILQTGDLLKKALPGHCITTDDIESVLHPPLYVPETVTTTQLLENFRGARLQFALIVDEYGDVQGLVTLTDVLASIVGELSVPEAPEDRDMVQREDGSWLVDGDVGVERLKSVLDIDDDLPGEDERGFHTLGGFIMHTLGRIPSPADHFSAEGWRFEVMDMDGNRVDKVLVSALPDAPPT
- the pgl gene encoding 6-phosphogluconolactonase encodes the protein MLPVDTRILADPEALASTACRLIGDAAQEAIQQRGVFRLVLAGGNTPNRTYRRLATTRQQWAAWEIYWGDERCLPADHPQRNSGQAQRAWLAEVPIPPGQIHPIPAERGGAAAAAIYARLIGDRQPFDLVLLGMGEDGHTAGLFPGTADDDAPVIAVHEAPKPPAERVSLNFHTLRASRRQLVLVSGSEKAAAVAVWQQGEQLPIARATSSHACLLLDAPAARSAGLATSLI